A single genomic interval of Homalodisca vitripennis isolate AUS2020 unplaced genomic scaffold, UT_GWSS_2.1 ScUCBcl_11417;HRSCAF=20670, whole genome shotgun sequence harbors:
- the LOC124374946 gene encoding uncharacterized protein LOC124374946 → MKARNRRHNSRQKQEDLSPLSPGVDDVLMNFDHLGTTPPRTRIRNKDKSRREKDASTKPAPRIIYSGRSSSEKNFFSRNNSESFDDEGMYFVIHFITLPLLRDRSDYSSGKITRQGLDT, encoded by the exons TTCCAGACAGAAGCAGGAGGACTTGTCACCACTCAGTCCGGGTGTGGATGATGTCCTGATGAACTTTGATCACTTAGGCACTACTCCGCCTCGCACTCGCATTCGGAACAAGGATAAGAGCCGGCGGGAAAAAGACGCAAG CACGAAGCCAGCTCCACGCATTATCTACAGTGGAAGGAGTTCTTCGGAGAAGAATTTCTTCAGTAGAAATAATTCTGAAAGCTTTGATGACGAAGGTATGTATTTTGTCATACATTTCATAACTCTACCTTTGTTGCGGGATCGCTCTGATTATTCGAGTGGCAAAATAACCAGGCAAGGTCTTGACACCTAA